The following proteins are co-located in the Leishmania major strain Friedlin complete genome, chromosome 30 genome:
- a CDS encoding putative glutamyl-tRNA synthetase: MRRFLPMCMLVNIHLKALTLSNTYFTAAPQREGNEKLQLSSAEKGKVVTRFPPEASGFLHIGHAKAALVNRMLADAYEGKMLFRFDDTNPSKEKEHFEAAIEEDLKTLGVRYDSGPTYSSDYFDLMFEKAEDMIKRGLAYCDKTPREEMQKCRFDGIPTKYRDASVEENMRLWREMKKGTKEGQITCLRAKVSIDDPNKAMRDPVMYRVSMIPHARHGTKQVAYPTYDFCCPLVDSVEGVTHALRTNEYHDRNAQYYWFCDAMGIRKPTIEDFSRLNMEYSVMSKRKLTKLVDTHVVDGWDDPRLPTVRALVRRGMKIEALHQFVAEQGMSKSVNFMEWSKIWYFNAQILDPTSPRYTVVSNTLKVRCTVEGQRNMAAAKKPLHKKDPSMGEKTYYKSDIIFLDAEDVVLIKDGDEVTLMDWGNAYVKDIRRPSADALPTEATIVLHPEGDVKKTKFKLTWVPESDKAVILTLNEYDNLLTKKKPDPEESIDDIIAPVSRYSQEVIGEEALSVVKKGDIVQLERRGYYIVDDDEAEKKVLISIPDGRDKVNHLSAKAQYLKTLPKKASAADELAAKRAAKAAKKAAQKAATKSS, translated from the coding sequence ATGAGAAGATTTCTACCTATGTGTATGTTAGTCAATATCCACTTGAAGGCTCTAACGCTGAGCAACACCTACTTTACAGCAGCTCCGCAACGTGAGGGAAATGAGAAGCTGCAGCTCTCTAGTGCTGAGAAGGGTAAGGTGGTGACCCGCTTCCCCCCAGAGGCTAGCGGGTTCCTGCATATCGGCCATGCTAAGGCTGCGCTGGTCAACCGCATGCTGGCGGACGCGTATGAGGGAAAGATGCTGTTCCGCTTCGACGACACAAACCCATCGAAGGAAAAGGAGCACTTTGAGGCTGCCATCGAAGAGGATCTCAAGACACTAGGTGTGCGGTACGATTCCGGGCCAACATACTCGTCAGACTACTTTGATCTGATGttcgagaaggcggaggacaTGATCAAGCGTGGATTGGCGTACTGTGATAAGACACCGCGGGAGGAGATGCAGAAGTGCCGCTTCGACGGTATTCCGACGAAGTACCGCGACGCGTCTGTGGAGGAGAATATGCGCCTGTGGAGGGAGATGAAGAAGGGCACTAAGGAAGGCCAGATCACGTGCCTTCGTGCTAAGGTGTCCATTGACGACCCCAACAAGGCGATGCGGGACCCCGTCATGTACCGCGTGAGCATGATCCCGCACGCCCGCCACGGGACGAAGCAAGTGGCGTACCCAACCTATGACTTTTGCTGTCCTCTCGTCGACTCGGTTGAGGGGGTAACTCATGCTCTTCGCACAAATGAGTATCACGACCGCAATGCCCAGTACTACTGGTTTTGCGACGCTATGGGGATCCGCAAGCCGACCATTGAGGACTTCTCGCGGCTCAATATGGAGTACTCGGTAATGTCAAAGCGAAAGCTAACAAAACTGGTGGACACGCATGTGGTGGACGGGTGGGATGACCCGCGGCTCCCGACGGTGCGCGCGCTGGTTCGCCGTGGTATGAAGATCGAGGCGCTTCACCAGTTTGTGGCCGAGCAAGGCATGTCGAAGAGCGTCAACTTCATGGAGTGGTCGAAGATATGGTACTTTAATGCACAGATTCTCGACCCCACAAGCCCCCGCTACACGGTGGTGTCGAACACGCTGAAGGTCCGCTGCACTGTGGAGGGACAGAGGAACATGGCGGCTGCAAAGAAGCCGCTCCACAAGAAGGACCCCAGCATGGGTGAGAAGACGTACTACAAGTCAGATATCATCTTTTTGGACGCTGAGGATGTGGTGCTCATCAAAGACGGTGACGAGGTGACGCTGATGGACTGGGGCAACGCGTACGTCAAGGACATAAGGCGTCCGAGCGCTGATGCTCTGCCTACTGAGGCCACGATCGTTCTGCACCCAGAGGGGGATGTCAAAAAGACGAAGTTCAAGCTCACGTGGGTGCCGGAGAGCGACAAGGCTGTGATTTTGACTCTGAACGAGTACGATAATCTCTTGACCAAGAAGAAACCGGACCCGGAGGAGAGCATTGATGACATCATTGCTCCCGTCTCCCGCTACTCACAGGAGGTTAttggcgaggaggcgctgtcGGTGGTGAAGAAGGGTGACATTGTCCAGCTGGAGCGCCGCGGCTACTACatcgtcgacgacgacgaggcagagaagaaggTGCTCATCTCAATTCCGGATGGCCGCGACAAAGTGAACCACCTTTCCGCCAAGGCGCAGTACCTGAAGACACTGCCGAAGAAGGcgtccgccgccgacgaGCTGGCTGCCAAGCGTGCAGCTAAggcagcgaagaaggcggctCAGAAGGCAGCGACGAAGAGCAGCTAG
- a CDS encoding putative ATP-dependent RNA helicase: protein MPKKATISFADLGLGTPLPSVLAKSRDERRKEQRIKKEERKERTREAMAEIAAARDIVEQHKRLVEAEAAQERKLKEMHKRELRVEHLKARCEREESHRQHTAQLHVTQKKIITELMTARREEEAEMQRVQALLERETAERAKAAPANVHIEIHRTEEVKQQRAGLPVLREEQPIMEAISETRRTCVLVCGETGSGKTTQIPQFLWEAGYGHPEGHPFGREGCILVTEPRRVAAVSMAQRVAEELNVSFGKEVCYHVRYDNNLSDKCRLKFATEGIVLKEIQSDFLLRKYSVIVIDEAHERSISCDILIGLLSRVVPLRNDLFEEELRKHHGDVDKTSIKPLKLVIMSATMRVTDFKDNRTLFPITPPLISIEARRYPVTNHFARRTELKEYVDQAFNKVRQMHKKLPPGGILVFVCTQQEIEDLCGRLRRHYAATKIEYYDNAYSKHRLLTGRSQEETAAASSDSEGDGAATVEESEEKDEYGLHTTDYALDDENVTGGNSEEIETVQEGRLRRPPQPSGGRGKHPRGEAGARLAGRNHWGRSDEHSAVAAEGLTIFPGDEEQEEEVNGEFNTLHVLPLYALLDFQKQQEVFKPPPKGTRLCVVATNVAETSITIPNIKYVVDAGRAKSKVIDEETKASCFRIEWTSQASAEQRSGRAGRVGPGHCYRLYSTAVYANLMAKHGDPEVLRTPLDSVVLLMKHIGVKNVGGFPFPSPPRESDLKAALQHLSVIGALDAANNYNITELGRQLVAYPVPPRFARALLEVLQQQKARSADVQDMVAAIVAVATTTTNVFTGEGNQLKARKLNELADTPTDPRQGRIRSLLNPGSDLVTYLNAFYAYRSDPRHSCGMFCLVQKSLHEARLLYTQLRSQMRQHNKEQDELVDTLDEGEVTMHEKGEQKIGSHTSGGCPLSKDTELLLRQVFIPGLMDQVARRATVHECRSLAVEYNDKRATKAPYLVLGANRTIAHIHPTSAVARTFPPPEYVTFGFLQKVRRSDTKEAQTMMMGVTVVMPEWLRAYGFEE, encoded by the coding sequence ATGCCAAAGAAGGCGACAATATCATTCGCGGATCTCGGCCTCGGGACCCCGCTGCCCAGTGTTCTGGCGAAGTCCCGCGACGAGCGACGAAAGGAGCAGCGAAtcaagaaagaggagaggaaagagCGCACACGCGAGGCTATGGCCGAGATagcggcggcgcgtgacATTGTggagcagcacaagcgcctTGTCgaagcggaggcggcgcaggagcgAAAGCTCAAAGAGATGCATAAACGTGAGCTGCGAGTGGAGCATCTAAAGGCGCGCTGTGAGCGCGAGGAAAGCCACAGGCAACAcaccgcgcagctgcacgtgACACAGAAGAAGATCATCACCGAGTTGatgacggcgcggcgggaggaggaggctgagatgcagcgggtgcaggcgctgctaGAGCGTGAGACGGCAGAGAGGGCAAAGGCTGCACCGGCCAATGTCCACATTGAGATTCACCGCACAGAAgaggtgaagcagcagcgtgctgGTCTGCCTGTTCTGCGTGAGGAGCAGCCGATCATGGAGGCCATCAGCGAAACgcgccgcacgtgcgtgttggtgtgtggcgagacgggcagcggcaagacAACCCAAATTCCGCAGTTTCTGTGGGAGGCGGGATACGGCCACCCAGAGGGCCACCCCTTCGGGAGGGAGGGCTGCATACTTGTCACGGAGCCCCGTCGTGTGGCTGCAGTGTCGATGGCGCAGCGTGTGGCCGAGGAGCTCAACGTTTCCTTCGGGAAAGAGGTGTGCTACCACGTCCGGTACGATAACAACCTCTCTGACAAGTGCAGGCTGAAGTTTGCGACGGAGGGTATTGTGCTGAAGGAAATCCAGTCCGACTTTCTTCTTCGCAAGTACAGCGTCATCGTGATTGATGAAGCACACGAGCGCAGTATCTCGTGTGACATCCTGATTGGGCTGCTTTCTCGcgttgtgccgctgcgcaatGACCTCTTTgaagaggagctgcgcaagcatCACGGTGACGTCGACAAGACGAGCATTAAACCACTCAAGCTTGTCATCATGTCTGCCACCATGCGTGTTACAGACTTCAAGGATAACCGGACACTTTTTCCCATTACACCGCCGCTCATCAGCATCGAGGCGCGCCGATACCCTGTCACGAACCACTTTGCCCGACGCACGGAGCTGAAGGAGTACGTGGACCAGGCGTTCAACAAGGTACGCCAGATGCACAAGAAGCTGCCGCCAGGTGGCATTTTGGTGTTTGTGTGCACCCAGCAGGAGATCGAGGATCTGTGTGGCCGTCTGCGTCGGCACTACGCGGCGACAAAGATCGAGTACTACGACAACGCCTACTCAAAGCACCGGCTTCTGACCGGACGGAGCCAGGAGGagacggctgcggcgtcaagcgacagcgaaggcgacggcgctgccaccgtaGAGGAGTCGGAAGAAAAGGACGAGTACGGCCTTCACACGACAGACTACGCCCTCGACGACGAGAACGTGACGGGCGGCAACTCGGAGGAGATCGAAACGGTGCAGGAGggacggctgcggcggcctccCCAGCCAAGCGGCGGAAGGGGCAAGCACCCCCGCGGCGAGGCTGGTGCGCGGCTAGCCGGCAGGAATCACTGGGGCCGTAGCGACGAGCACAGTGCCGTTGCCGCAGAGGGGTTAACGATTTTTCCAGGCgacgaggagcaggaggaagaggtCAACGGGGAGTTTAACaccctccacgtcctcccGCTTTACGCGCTTCTAGACTTTCAAAAGCAGCAAGAGGTTTTCAAGCCACCGCCTAAAGGCACGCGTCTCTGCGTTGTCGCCACCAACGTGGCCGAGACGTCCATCACGATTCCAAATATCAAGTATGTGGTGGATGCTGGGCGGGCTAAGTCCAAGGTGATCGACGAGGAGACGAAGGCGAGCTGCTTCCGAATCGAGTGGACAAGCCAGGCTTCCGctgagcagcgcagcggccgcgcaggTCGTGTGGGGCCGGGGCACTGCTACCGACTCTACAGCACCGCAGTGTACGCAAACTTGATGGCGAAGCACGGAGACCCGGAAGTGCTTCGCACCCCGCTCGATTCCGTCGTTCTTCTAATGAAGCACATTGGGGTGAAGAACGTCGGCGGCTTTCCCTTtccgtcgcctccgcggGAGTCGGACTTGAAGGCTGCCCTGCAGCACCTCAGTGTCATTGGCGCCCTCGACGCAGCGAATAACTATAACATTACCGAGCTGGGCCGGCAGCTGGTTGCGTACCCGGTGCCGCCACGATTTGCGCGGGCTCTtctcgaggtgctgcagcaacagAAGGCGCGATCCGCTGACGTGCAAGACATGGTTGCTGCCATCGTCGCAGTggccacgacgacgaccaaCGTCTTTACAGGAGAGGGCAATCAGCTCAAGGCGAGGAAGCTCAACGAGCTCGCTGACACTCCCACAGACCCTCGACAGGGGCGAATTCGCTCCTTGCTGAACCCTGGAAGCGATCTGGTCACTTACCTCAACGCATTCTATGCCTACCGCAGCGACCCGCGGCACAGCTGTGGCATGTTCTGCTTGGTTCAGAAAAGCTTGCACGAGGCAAGGCTTCTATACACCCAGCTCCGCAGCCAGATGCGCCAGCACAACAAGGAGCAGGACGAGCTGGTCGACACCCTGGACGAAGGTGAGGTCACCATGCACGAAAAGGGTGAGCAAAAGATCGGGAGCCATACCAGTGGTGGATGCCCCTTGTCAAAGGacacggagctgctgctgcggcaggtcTTCATTCCAGGGCTCATGGACCAAGTTGCGCGTCGCGCGACGGTGCACGAGTGCCGCTCACTCGCGGTGGAGTACAACGACAAGCGCGCTACCAAGGCACCATATCTGGTGCTGGGTGCAAACCGCACTATTGCCCACATTCACCCGACCAGTGCCGTTGCGCGCACGTTTCCGCCGCCGGAATATGTAACATTTGGATTTCTGCAGAAAGTGCGCCGCTCCGACACAAAAGAAGCACAGACCATGATGATGGGCGTTACGGTGGTGATGCCGGAGTGGCTGCGCGCCTACGGCTTCGAGGAGTAG